Within the Anguilla rostrata isolate EN2019 chromosome 6, ASM1855537v3, whole genome shotgun sequence genome, the region TTACAGCAACCACACTCCAAACACTTCTACTTTCCCAACAAAATCCCAAGAcaacatatataaaataatacaactgACGTCACATAAATTCAAAGTTTATCAGGAAATGACAGTCCACTATCGTTAATAAAAGTAACTCTTAATTGCAGTGAAAAAAGTATTGCTGAAATTTGGATTATTGTCAATAAATATGGTGTTGGGTCTGGTGACTTCATATAGTACTAATATGGATATGACCTTGGGTAGTAGTCAACATTCGTCTAGTGGTGGATGTCCTGCACACTtatactaataaataaatattaactcATGATATTGAGCACAAGTAACCTATTCATAACCCTGTTTTGCAAGATGTAACTGACAACAGAAAGATGGTGGTCATGAAAACAAGGGGGAAAAGGAGACAACTGTTTCTTCAAACCACTTTCCAGacacagaaaaaagacacattGGAAGATTTTGAAGTGCAATATTTCTAAATGGAATGTTAATTGTGTGGGAACACCAAAAACCTATACAGGAAAGACAAAACCAAGCATTTTCACCAAGGCATGCTCCTCAAGAGAGAGATCTGGGACCGTCGGCACTGTCAGAACACATTCTTGTGCTCGTCGCCTTCTAGTTGTTTGATTGTTAAAGCTTGTTAGCTCCACTAGTTTCATAGTCATTGTTAATGGATAGTACCTCCAGCAGTgtaagtattttatttaattttttctctctctgtgttcactAGAGTCTGTAGTAAGGACAGTGAATGGGGGAAGTACCGCCCCTCGGCACACGAGAACATCTCCTGTGCTATCTGCTCTCTCGCATGTCAATCGcccagggaggggcggggctagacGTCGAGGTCGTCCGGCCTCGGCCGGCTGCTGATGCGGCTGCTAGCCCGGCTGGACGGCCGGGGGTCCATCAGGGCCAATGGCTGCAGCTCGTGGCCAGCGGTCAGTTTCTTGTGCTCCTGGCCGTCGTCGGGGTAATCGAAGGCGTGCGCGTGCGAGTTGGAGATGGTGCTGCCGTTCTGGCCCAGCCGGTTCTGCTCGGTGCTGTAGTTGGCCCAGTTCTGCTCGTTGGCTTGTTTGTTGTAATTGCGACAGGAGTTGGTCCTCTCCCCAGTGGCCAGCTTGTACCCGGGGGGTGACATTGGGGAcaggggggcggtgggggaggagcAGCCATTGTAGTAGGCGTACTTAGTCGGGGACAGgtctttgggggtggggctcaGGGTACCGCTGGTGGGGTAGTGGTTATCTCTCCCTTTCACGCGATCCTTGATCCGTTTAAATAAGACGTAGAACAGCTCGATGACGTTCAGCATGAGGGACACCAGGGACACCACCAGCATGAAGATGATGAAGACCGTTTTCTCCGTGGGGCGGGACAGGAAGCAGTCTACCCTGTGGGGGCAGGGGTCCCTCTCGCAGGTGTAGACGGCGGCCAGCGAGAAGCCGTAAATGTACCACTGGATAATCAGGAAGCCCACCTCGAAGATGGACTTGAACAAGATGCTGACGATGTAGGTGCGCAAGAGGGCGCCCTTCATCTTGACCTTTCCGTGCTCCTCCAGCCCGTGCTTGACCTTCTTCTCCTCGATCTTCCTCAGTGGTATGTCCACGTCGCCGCCGTCATTCTGCACCAccttcagctccgcctccttcctGTTCAGCTTCTGCTCCTTGCGCATCAGGTAGAAGACGTGGGCGAGGTAGAGCAGCGTTGGCGTGGAGACGAAGATGATCTGGAGGACCCAGAAGCGGACATGCGAGATAGGGAAGGACTTGTCGTAGCAGACGTTCTCGCAACCGGGCTGCTGGGTGTTGCACTTGAAGGCCGACTGCTCGTCGCCCCAGGCGGACTCCACGGCcgtccccaggaccaggatgCGGAAGATGAAGAGGACAGAGAGCCAGACCTTTCCTCCAGCGGTGGAGTAGGCCTGGACCTTGTCCAGAAGTCTCCCTAAAGCGCTCCAGTCACCCATGTTCAGGGAGACCTAGCTGCAATTAGGACAAATTCTGTGATTACacataatgcatttaaacaaaaaatcacaaaaaagccTACAATAGGGTTTTCTTCCCTAGAAGTGTTATGTTGATCATGGAAACCTCTACAGGCTAATTACAGTGTACAGTGATTCCTATTGATAGAACATATTCTCTTAAAACcctgcagaaaaatgttttttgacaCAGTACACGTGTGTCTTGGATGGCAAAACACATGTTGCAATGAAAATACGTTTgagaaaattttttattttttattttatttaatatatggAAATAGAATATATGGTTCATCAGATTAAGActagagactcatgtcccctataggagacaaaaataaattgcgGGGCCTCAGGAGGACGTTCCTGCTAGCTAAGTCAATGATTCGCTGTATGCCTCAATCTTGCCTCAACTGTTTGGACAGgtatgacaaataaataaatgcagattcTGAAACAACTATTTGAAACAAGGACATCTTTCTTAGGCATTGGTGCAAATAATTTGATCCATAACTCTTTACCATGAAAAATGTGACTTGAGCACGTCATGTGAATGTCTGTATTAGACTGAAAGGAAAAGTGCAGGGCTAGCGTGTAGTGTACTATATGGGAATGTTGAGCAATGAAAGTTTCCTGAAGTAGCTAGAAATGTGCTGAGAAAGCAACCTGGCAGCTGTGATATTCTGTCTAAATGGCAGTGcgaaaatatttctgtttttaaaaaagcctaaATTTTTATCAAGGGAAGTTATTTagcatttctaaaaatatgaaatatatgtgCACAATTTCACCAGCAAAACCCCAAGGTGTTAGGATTGCTCACACGCCGAAATTCGTCTTTTGTCCCTATACCAGGTTTGTTGCTCTCCCCAAGAACTCCTGTTGAATTGTGCTGCCTGTTTCAAAATCTTAATACTGCAGATGTCCTCAAATGCAACCATGGACTTATGAGAGACTGTTGGAACAAGACTTGCAGTGAGACCCCCCcttgaccccctcccccagttcCCACAGTGGCAGGGAGAGCCCCCGTACTCTGCGCCTGCTATTAAGCTGATGTAGGTGCCAGCGTTGGGCTGAGCTCCAGCACGGTGCCGCAGGGCTGTGGCACTCGCTCACGCAGTGCAATAGCCTGCTGAAGCTTGGCATAACAGtgccacaggagagagagcgaactagagagtgagtgagagagacagtaagagagagggggggagagagagagggggggagacacagagagagagagagagagagcaagcatcTCTCATGACGTTCTTTGCAGCTCATGGAGAAAGCGTTACTTTCTCACAGAGATAACAGTTCAGCTCGGCCACTGAGCTACAAAGCGAATCAGACCATTCAGCTGAACGTATTGAACCCAGGCGTCTGTGC harbors:
- the gja1b gene encoding gap junction alpha-1 protein, which encodes MGDWSALGRLLDKVQAYSTAGGKVWLSVLFIFRILVLGTAVESAWGDEQSAFKCNTQQPGCENVCYDKSFPISHVRFWVLQIIFVSTPTLLYLAHVFYLMRKEQKLNRKEAELKVVQNDGGDVDIPLRKIEEKKVKHGLEEHGKVKMKGALLRTYIVSILFKSIFEVGFLIIQWYIYGFSLAAVYTCERDPCPHRVDCFLSRPTEKTVFIIFMLVVSLVSLMLNVIELFYVLFKRIKDRVKGRDNHYPTSGTLSPTPKDLSPTKYAYYNGCSSPTAPLSPMSPPGYKLATGERTNSCRNYNKQANEQNWANYSTEQNRLGQNGSTISNSHAHAFDYPDDGQEHKKLTAGHELQPLALMDPRPSSRASSRISSRPRPDDLDV